The proteins below come from a single Acidobacteriota bacterium genomic window:
- a CDS encoding glycosyl hydrolase family 39 translates to MLNRGSPIHDGAFNALKALGADYVRYVPWLPYPKIAVAELEPPTAERTSWDFTYIDPVTKDFLDATENHSTIINFSTIPAWMFKTDQPVKYPDDPNQVFWNYTQGTELRDPTGKELGGYFGRLVSWYTKGGFTDENGKQHTSGYHYTFPYWEILNEVEAEHSTTPEQYTERYDAIVEGIRKVSPQTKFMGLALAKTGGNPKYYEYFLNSKNHKPGIPIDFISFHFYASPAPDEGLDDWQHSFFDQADGFIATTRFILAIRDRLAPTVKIDTNELGVILPSDGEEIRASKALPDKILHRYWNAAAALYAYLFAELSKQGVDVIGESQLVGYPSQFPSVSMINYNTGKPNSRYWVLKLLKDNFHPGDKIVVTKENMFDRHDLKIQGFVTPQGRRILVVNKTNREATVELPTEWQRATSSTVDEDTGDEEPRTSKINGSELKLAPFAVTVLKAE, encoded by the coding sequence ATGCTGAATCGCGGTTCGCCGATTCACGATGGCGCTTTCAACGCGCTAAAGGCGCTCGGTGCGGACTATGTGCGATATGTTCCGTGGTTGCCTTATCCCAAAATTGCGGTTGCCGAACTCGAACCACCCACTGCCGAGCGCACTTCGTGGGACTTTACCTACATCGATCCAGTCACTAAAGACTTCTTAGACGCGACCGAGAACCACAGCACCATCATCAACTTCAGCACCATTCCTGCGTGGATGTTCAAAACCGACCAGCCGGTGAAATATCCAGACGATCCCAATCAGGTCTTTTGGAATTACACGCAGGGCACCGAACTGCGGGATCCGACAGGAAAAGAACTAGGCGGCTACTTCGGCCGGCTTGTCAGCTGGTACACCAAAGGCGGATTCACTGATGAAAATGGGAAGCAGCACACGTCGGGGTATCACTACACCTTTCCATATTGGGAGATACTGAACGAAGTCGAGGCAGAGCACAGTACTACGCCTGAGCAGTACACCGAACGTTACGACGCCATCGTTGAGGGCATTCGGAAAGTCAGTCCTCAAACGAAGTTTATGGGTTTAGCGCTGGCGAAAACCGGGGGCAATCCGAAGTATTACGAGTACTTCCTGAACTCGAAGAACCACAAGCCCGGCATTCCGATCGATTTCATTTCATTTCACTTCTATGCGTCCCCTGCTCCCGACGAAGGTCTCGATGACTGGCAGCATTCATTTTTCGATCAGGCTGATGGCTTTATTGCTACGACGCGGTTCATCCTGGCCATTCGCGACCGATTAGCGCCTACAGTGAAAATCGACACGAACGAGTTGGGAGTCATACTTCCTAGTGATGGAGAAGAGATCAGGGCGTCGAAGGCTCTGCCAGACAAGATTCTCCATCGTTACTGGAATGCGGCGGCTGCGCTGTACGCGTATCTGTTCGCGGAGTTGTCGAAGCAAGGGGTTGATGTGATCGGCGAGTCACAACTCGTCGGATATCCATCTCAATTTCCCAGCGTCTCGATGATTAACTACAACACCGGGAAACCGAACTCCCGCTATTGGGTGCTGAAGCTCTTGAAGGACAACTTTCATCCCGGCGACAAGATAGTCGTGACCAAGGAAAATATGTTCGATCGTCATGATCTGAAGATTCAGGGATTTGTCACTCCGCAAGGCCGGAGAATCTTAGTCGTGAACAAAACGAATCGCGAAGCTACCGTAGAATTGCCGACGGAGTGGCAACGAGCGACCTCATCTACGGTTGACGAAGACACCGGAGACGAAGAACCTCGCACCTCCAAGATCAATGGTTCCGAACTGAAGCTCGCTCCGTTTGCCGTCACTGTCCTGAAAGCGGAATGA
- a CDS encoding L-rhamnose mutarotase has protein sequence MASSRYAFRLRVKKEAIEAYDRAHEHVWPELLAKLKEVGISDYSVFRRGQDLFLVMRTSDFERTWYALSRDPVNLRWQAEMARYFEPVSDLKPGERFAMMKEVFYLE, from the coding sequence ATGGCCTCGTCGCGTTATGCGTTCCGACTCAGAGTGAAGAAAGAAGCAATTGAGGCCTATGACCGTGCCCACGAGCACGTCTGGCCCGAGTTGCTGGCAAAGCTCAAGGAAGTGGGCATCTCCGATTATTCAGTATTTCGACGCGGTCAGGACCTGTTTCTTGTCATGCGGACATCGGATTTTGAACGGACTTGGTATGCATTGAGCCGCGATCCCGTTAACTTGCGCTGGCAGGCGGAAATGGCTCGTTATTTTGAACCGGTCTCGGATCTTAAGCCAGGTGAGCGATTCGCGATGATGAAGGAAGTGTTTTATTTGGAGTAG
- a CDS encoding RNA-binding protein has translation MLGTAGAHFFGQGMSTRKAPVQPRGRASGIAFAAHFTDVAPQAGLTSPTVYGAGERNQYILETIGCGCAFIDYDNDGWIDIFLLGGTRLTGTAEGGGNRLFKNNRDGTFTDVTSRAGLAKTGWACGVCVADYNNDGFDDIFVSGWGDNILYRNNGDGTFTDVTKASGLKQSAGRWGTGCTFLDYNRDGNLDLFVANYIGSFDPAKAPKPGMAANCQYSGMPVLCGPRGFPFGQHSLYRNNGDGSFTDVSVQSGIAKARNSYGLTAIAADFDDDGWPDIYVACDSTPSLLFLNNHDGTFREEGALRGVAYSEDGQEQAGMGVAVNDYDLDGHLDIFKTNFADDTSNVYHNDGRGSFDDVTRRVGLGVENRFVSWGSGIVDLDNNGLPDLFAVTGNVYPNLERLSPNYPVKSPRILFRNLGGGRFEELFEAGKALAEAHVSRGCAFGDFDNDGDLDILIVNLNETPSLLRNDLSSSNHWLKVKLIGKISNRSAIGARLVIKAGDQTQTQEIQSQSSFLSCNDPRLHFGLGSATSAEIKVRWPNGGWQSFSKVESNQLVSIKEGVGIVPTIGWRA, from the coding sequence ATGTTGGGCACGGCAGGCGCTCACTTCTTTGGCCAGGGAATGTCCACACGGAAGGCGCCAGTACAGCCACGAGGCAGGGCATCCGGCATCGCTTTTGCAGCACACTTCACCGATGTTGCACCTCAAGCCGGTCTGACTTCTCCCACTGTTTACGGAGCCGGCGAACGCAATCAATACATTCTTGAAACGATTGGCTGTGGCTGTGCCTTCATCGACTACGACAACGATGGGTGGATCGACATTTTCCTATTGGGAGGAACTCGTCTGACAGGAACGGCCGAAGGCGGCGGCAACAGACTCTTTAAAAACAACCGCGACGGCACTTTTACCGATGTCACCTCGCGAGCCGGACTGGCGAAGACTGGCTGGGCGTGCGGTGTCTGTGTGGCCGACTACAACAACGACGGCTTTGACGACATCTTCGTTAGCGGTTGGGGTGACAACATCTTGTACCGCAACAACGGCGACGGCACCTTTACCGATGTCACGAAAGCGAGCGGCTTGAAGCAATCTGCTGGACGTTGGGGAACAGGGTGCACTTTTCTGGATTACAACCGAGATGGCAATCTCGATTTGTTTGTGGCCAATTACATTGGAAGCTTCGATCCGGCAAAGGCTCCTAAACCGGGAATGGCTGCAAACTGCCAGTACTCGGGTATGCCGGTGTTATGTGGGCCGCGTGGCTTTCCCTTCGGCCAGCACAGTTTGTATCGCAACAATGGCGATGGCAGCTTCACTGATGTCAGCGTTCAATCCGGCATTGCAAAAGCTCGGAACAGCTATGGCTTGACGGCTATTGCCGCCGATTTTGACGATGACGGATGGCCGGATATCTACGTTGCCTGCGATTCAACTCCAAGTCTTCTGTTTCTCAACAATCACGATGGCACGTTCCGGGAAGAAGGCGCCTTACGCGGAGTTGCATATAGCGAAGATGGACAAGAGCAGGCGGGAATGGGCGTTGCCGTCAACGATTACGACCTCGATGGCCATCTCGATATCTTCAAGACCAACTTTGCCGATGACACGTCCAACGTGTACCACAATGACGGAAGAGGCAGCTTCGACGATGTCACTCGAAGAGTGGGGCTTGGAGTTGAGAATCGTTTTGTAAGTTGGGGATCCGGCATCGTCGACTTAGACAACAATGGCTTGCCTGACTTGTTTGCCGTAACTGGAAACGTGTATCCAAATCTTGAAAGACTCTCTCCTAATTACCCGGTCAAGAGCCCTCGAATACTCTTTCGGAACTTAGGAGGTGGCCGGTTCGAGGAACTTTTCGAAGCAGGAAAGGCGCTTGCCGAGGCTCACGTTAGTCGCGGCTGCGCCTTTGGCGATTTTGACAACGATGGGGATCTCGACATTCTTATCGTCAACTTGAACGAGACGCCTTCGCTGCTGCGAAATGATCTCTCCTCAAGTAATCACTGGCTCAAGGTCAAGCTGATCGGAAAGATCTCGAACAGAAGCGCGATAGGAGCTCGACTTGTAATCAAAGCGGGGGATCAAACGCAGACGCAAGAGATCCAGAGCCAGTCGAGTTTTCTTTCTTGCAATGATCCCCGATTGCATTTTGGGCTGGGCTCTGCCACAAGCGCCGAGATAAAAGTTAGATGGCCAAACGGAGGTTGGCAGAGCTTTTCCAAAGTTGAGTCGAACCAGTTAGTCTCCATCAAAGAAGGAGTGGGCATCGTGCCCACGATCGGGTGGAGAGCATAG
- a CDS encoding haloacid dehalogenase, translating to MKLQLPPGSYEAYLFDCDGTIADSMPLHYFAWSQALSEWNCAFEEDLFYAWGGKPPSEIIDLLNKRNALDMPVQVVAERKEQLYYASLPQLKAITEVLEHIEAEEGRIRYAVVSGSTRDSVVASLTTLGLLSKFEVIVCQGDYVNSKPHPEPFLIAASRLGVRPEHCLVFEDSDLGIEAAKVAGMASVKIERLSR from the coding sequence ATGAAACTTCAGCTGCCACCTGGCTCATACGAAGCCTATTTGTTTGACTGTGATGGCACCATTGCGGACTCCATGCCATTGCACTATTTCGCCTGGAGCCAAGCACTCAGCGAGTGGAACTGCGCGTTTGAAGAAGACCTGTTTTACGCCTGGGGAGGCAAGCCTCCCTCAGAAATCATTGATTTGCTCAATAAAAGAAACGCCCTAGATATGCCTGTGCAAGTGGTGGCAGAGCGGAAGGAGCAACTGTACTACGCCTCACTTCCGCAATTGAAAGCCATAACTGAAGTGCTGGAACATATCGAAGCGGAAGAGGGGAGAATCCGTTATGCGGTGGTCTCTGGAAGTACTCGGGATTCCGTTGTGGCTTCTCTCACAACTTTAGGGCTGCTGAGCAAATTCGAAGTGATTGTTTGTCAGGGTGATTATGTGAACAGCAAACCTCATCCTGAGCCATTTTTGATTGCTGCTTCAAGATTGGGTGTACGGCCGGAGCATTGTTTAGTATTCGAAGATTCGGATTTGGGAATTGAAGCTGCCAAGGTTGCTGGAATGGCTTCTGTGAAAATTGAACGCCTGTCGAGGTGA
- a CDS encoding alpha-hydroxy-acid oxidizing protein yields MSRLSSPRIININDLRRVAQRRLPRVVFDYLEGGAENEITLQDNVHAFQQVTFRPRQAVHVEAVDLRTCVLEQQLSMPVILAPVGYSRLMHPDGEIAAARAAHEAGTAFVLSTISGHKLEALRAASDGLLWYQLYLLGGREAAESTIERARRAGFSVLVITVDTPVAGNRERDPRNGMRELLSGTLLEKIRFAPQILKHPRWLISFLLDGCVPKLENVVVPGKGPLAMTDVAAALSSSIVQWDDLAWIRRCWLGPIVVKGILTAEDARRAVDHGAAAIVVSNHGGRQLDGVPASLRALPEIYAAVGKETEILMDGGIRRGSDIVKALCLGARAVLIGRAYAYGLAAYGKVGVERALEILRDDLRRTLTLLGCSSADQLNPSFVNLSRDFIPSLGSHSNP; encoded by the coding sequence TTGTCACGCTTGAGTTCTCCTCGAATCATCAACATCAATGATCTTCGACGTGTTGCGCAGCGTCGTCTGCCTCGTGTTGTTTTCGATTACCTCGAAGGCGGCGCCGAGAACGAGATCACCCTGCAGGACAATGTGCACGCCTTTCAGCAGGTTACTTTCAGACCGCGACAGGCTGTGCATGTTGAAGCGGTGGATTTGAGAACATGTGTGCTGGAGCAGCAGTTGTCGATGCCGGTGATACTCGCTCCGGTGGGCTATAGCCGCCTAATGCATCCCGATGGCGAAATTGCTGCGGCGCGTGCAGCCCACGAAGCAGGCACAGCTTTTGTGCTCTCCACGATCTCGGGCCATAAGCTCGAAGCGTTGAGAGCCGCGTCGGATGGTCTTCTCTGGTATCAGCTCTATCTTCTAGGAGGTCGCGAAGCGGCAGAGTCAACTATCGAACGGGCTCGCCGGGCGGGTTTTTCCGTCCTAGTCATTACTGTTGACACTCCTGTCGCGGGAAATCGTGAGCGCGACCCGCGTAACGGAATGCGAGAACTTTTGAGTGGCACGCTTCTGGAGAAGATACGGTTTGCACCTCAGATTCTGAAACACCCTCGGTGGCTCATATCGTTTTTACTCGACGGGTGTGTTCCGAAGCTGGAAAACGTCGTGGTGCCTGGCAAGGGACCTCTCGCCATGACAGATGTTGCTGCTGCTCTTTCCAGTTCAATAGTGCAATGGGACGATCTCGCGTGGATTCGTCGGTGCTGGCTAGGACCGATCGTCGTCAAAGGCATACTTACAGCCGAAGATGCTAGAAGGGCTGTTGATCATGGTGCTGCGGCCATCGTGGTTTCGAATCATGGAGGGCGGCAGTTGGACGGCGTTCCCGCATCACTGCGAGCTCTTCCAGAAATCTATGCTGCAGTCGGGAAAGAAACCGAGATTCTAATGGACGGTGGTATTCGACGGGGCAGCGATATTGTGAAGGCTCTCTGCTTAGGTGCTCGCGCCGTTCTCATTGGACGAGCATACGCCTATGGTCTCGCTGCATATGGCAAAGTGGGGGTGGAGCGAGCGCTGGAGATATTACGCGACGACTTGCGACGCACTCTCACGTTGCTTGGCTGTTCGTCCGCTGATCAACTAAATCCGAGCTTCGTAAATCTGTCCCGAGACTTTATTCCTTCACTAGGTTCTCACAGCAATCCATAA
- a CDS encoding L-rhamnose/proton symporter RhaT, which yields MNPNPAIGVIFHWLGGLASGSFYVPYRGVKLWAWETYWLVGGFFSWIIVPWMLGSLLTHDLFQVLHEAPATSLFWTYFFGVLWGLGGLTFGLTMRYLGMSLGMAVALGYTAAFGTLMPPIFRGVFATEVLGTTSGRVILIGVAACLAGIVFAGLAGMHKERELSEEQKRASIREFALKKGLLVATFCGIMSACFAYGLAAGDPIKALTIQHGTAPLWQGLPVLVVLLLGGFTTNFIWCLILNIRNKTGYQYLHSEIRGVVPSRDEEYVLETATDAPGEEMAVAVAVATEQPARAPMVANYLFSALAGTTWYMQFFFYTMGETKMGRFKFSSWTLHMASIIIFSTLWGIALKEWKGVGPRTKWLVALSLFVLVASTVIVGYGNYLGLSSSQH from the coding sequence ATGAATCCAAATCCCGCGATCGGCGTTATCTTTCACTGGCTGGGAGGACTGGCCTCCGGCAGTTTCTATGTTCCATATCGTGGCGTAAAGCTGTGGGCGTGGGAGACGTATTGGCTCGTCGGAGGATTCTTCAGTTGGATCATTGTGCCCTGGATGCTCGGTTCGTTGCTGACCCACGACTTGTTCCAGGTTCTGCATGAGGCACCAGCTACCTCCCTATTTTGGACATATTTCTTCGGCGTCCTGTGGGGATTGGGGGGACTCACTTTCGGTTTGACCATGCGATACCTGGGAATGTCTCTGGGCATGGCAGTTGCACTGGGCTATACGGCAGCCTTCGGAACCCTGATGCCTCCGATCTTTCGCGGAGTGTTCGCAACTGAGGTTTTGGGAACGACCTCGGGTCGAGTGATCCTCATAGGAGTGGCGGCCTGCCTGGCCGGGATCGTCTTTGCGGGATTAGCCGGTATGCACAAAGAGCGGGAACTTTCTGAAGAGCAAAAGCGTGCATCTATTAGGGAATTTGCACTGAAGAAGGGACTGCTAGTCGCAACGTTCTGCGGGATCATGAGTGCTTGTTTTGCTTACGGCTTGGCAGCAGGCGATCCGATCAAGGCGCTTACAATTCAACACGGCACCGCCCCTCTCTGGCAGGGACTTCCCGTTTTGGTCGTCCTTCTCCTCGGAGGCTTCACTACGAACTTCATCTGGTGCCTGATTCTGAACATTCGCAACAAAACCGGCTACCAATACCTTCATTCCGAAATTCGTGGTGTGGTGCCCTCCCGAGATGAGGAGTATGTCTTGGAAACGGCGACGGATGCCCCAGGAGAGGAGATGGCAGTTGCCGTCGCAGTCGCTACTGAGCAGCCGGCACGCGCTCCTATGGTTGCCAATTATCTTTTCTCCGCCTTGGCTGGAACGACGTGGTATATGCAATTCTTCTTCTACACGATGGGCGAGACCAAAATGGGAAGATTCAAGTTCTCCAGTTGGACGCTGCATATGGCCAGCATCATTATTTTCAGCACTCTCTGGGGAATTGCGCTGAAGGAGTGGAAAGGAGTTGGACCACGGACTAAGTGGTTGGTTGCGCTCAGCCTTTTTGTGCTTGTCGCGTCTACGGTGATCGTCGGATACGGCAACTACCTCGGACTCTCCTCCTCCCAACACTGA
- a CDS encoding sugar ABC transporter substrate-binding protein, producing MRKTAPKRLYLIPVLSKALDVLELLQSDNRPQGLESIYEQTNISKTTVYRILKTLVHRGYLAQTQDGLYRIVSRPRKIRFGFGSESSEMPFSVDVTKSLKAAAASAGVDLIVLDNRYDATAALENADEFVKQRVDLVIEFQIDEHIAPMIADKVHGAGIPLIAVDIPHPHATFFGVDNYRVGFEAGEFLAQHAKSAWNGNVKWVIGLGISEAGPLVQSRISGAFAGVRSRLPNVGEGVFLNLDGEGLREKSYRLTREFLRKHQGDKGILIAAATDTSALGALKAVRELRRQNHVAIVGQDCIEEALQEMTAGGTPLIASVSHEAPSYGPRLIHLGLALLKGETIAPYNYVEHKLITASSLTHRMRAAR from the coding sequence TTGCGTAAGACGGCTCCCAAAAGGCTCTACTTGATTCCGGTTCTTTCGAAGGCACTTGATGTACTTGAATTGCTCCAGTCGGACAATCGTCCTCAAGGTTTGGAATCGATTTACGAGCAGACCAACATTTCTAAGACGACGGTGTACCGAATTCTCAAAACCCTCGTGCACCGGGGTTATCTCGCGCAGACCCAAGACGGCTTATACCGAATAGTTTCGCGTCCCAGAAAGATCCGTTTCGGCTTCGGAAGCGAGTCATCGGAGATGCCGTTCTCTGTCGATGTCACTAAGAGTCTCAAAGCCGCTGCAGCTTCCGCGGGAGTGGATCTAATAGTTCTGGACAATCGATATGATGCCACCGCAGCTTTAGAAAATGCTGACGAGTTCGTTAAGCAACGCGTAGACCTGGTGATTGAATTTCAGATCGACGAGCATATCGCGCCAATGATTGCGGACAAAGTGCATGGTGCCGGCATTCCGCTGATCGCGGTCGATATCCCTCATCCCCATGCAACATTTTTTGGAGTGGACAACTATCGAGTCGGCTTTGAAGCTGGCGAATTTCTCGCGCAGCACGCAAAATCTGCATGGAACGGGAACGTCAAGTGGGTGATTGGCCTCGGTATCAGTGAGGCAGGTCCCCTCGTGCAAAGCCGCATAAGCGGAGCCTTTGCTGGAGTTCGATCGCGGCTTCCAAACGTTGGAGAAGGAGTATTCCTCAATCTTGATGGCGAAGGATTGCGAGAGAAGAGCTACCGGCTCACACGTGAATTCCTGCGCAAACATCAGGGTGACAAGGGGATTTTGATAGCTGCAGCAACTGATACGAGTGCTCTTGGTGCTCTAAAAGCAGTTCGCGAGCTCAGACGTCAAAACCACGTTGCCATCGTGGGCCAAGACTGCATCGAAGAGGCGCTCCAAGAAATGACTGCAGGTGGTACTCCGCTGATTGCCTCGGTATCTCACGAAGCGCCCTCCTATGGTCCCCGATTGATTCATCTCGGTTTGGCATTGCTCAAAGGAGAAACCATCGCTCCTTATAACTACGTAGAGCACAAGCTAATCACAGCCTCATCGCTTACCCATCGTATGCGAGCTGCGAGGTAG